A region of Flavobacterium album DNA encodes the following proteins:
- a CDS encoding helix-turn-helix domain-containing protein, with amino-acid sequence MPIIINLDVMLAKRKMRSNELADKVGITTANLSILKTGKAKAIRFSTLEAICEVLECQPGDIMEFIPENE; translated from the coding sequence ATGCCCATTATCATCAATCTCGACGTAATGCTGGCTAAACGCAAAATGCGCAGCAACGAACTGGCCGATAAGGTAGGCATTACCACAGCCAACCTATCTATCCTGAAGACCGGGAAGGCGAAAGCGATACGCTTCTCTACCCTTGAGGCGATATGCGAAGTGTTGGAATGCCAGCCCGGGGACATTATGGAATTCATCCCTGAAAATGAATAA